The following are encoded together in the Cervus elaphus chromosome 23, mCerEla1.1, whole genome shotgun sequence genome:
- the ZSWIM1 gene encoding zinc finger SWIM domain-containing protein 1 — translation MALTVLNELLIEDPSPPLLFYQLNKTAQLETLNYQSCFMQRVFTHFPEILFIHRTYNPRGEVLYTFLVDGPRVPLEGHLSRAVYFAILAKEDAEALAQMCQVFKKFNPAWERVCTILVDPYFLLLPTLAVEFPAAEVLLSAFHICKFLQGKFCRLALEQPVERLLLTALRSAMCSATAGNLQKLYTLLNTCIPPAQRPALHSHWLLNDRIWLAHRWRSRAESSRYFQGLEVTTRLLSQLFGSTPVVEKGMSALLRYLRQNSGDKVSFNLGPSPPNHYTPLEGSPESPKVEQLVEARIQHSLNAICTGPAAQLCLGELAVVQKSMHLIGSGSEKVNIQILEDTHRVQPQPPASCSCYFNQAFRLPCRHILAMLSAHRQELQPDMLPAEWTAGCAPSLGDILGSTWSETLEKRLAIALLTEEVSQLLQRCSQEEFERRYSTLRELADSWIGPYEQVQL, via the coding sequence ATGGCGCTGACAGTGCTGAATGAGCTCCTGATTGAGGACCCAAGCCCACCTCTGCTGTTCTACCAGCTTAACAAGACTGCCCAGTTAGAGACCCTCAACTATCAGAGCTGCTTTATGCAGAGGGTCTTTACCCATTTTCCCGAGATCTTATTTATCCACCGGACCTATAACCCGAGGGGCGAGGTGTTATACACCTTCCTGGTGGATGGACCCCGGGTGCCGCTGGAGGGTCATCTTTCCCGGGCAGTCTACTTCGCCATTCTTGCCAAGGAGGATGCTGAAGCCTTGGCCCAGATGTGCCAGGTGTTCAAGAAGTTTAACCCAGCATGGGAGAGAGTCTGTACCATTCTGGTGGATCCCTACTTCCTCCTGCTGCCCACCCTTGCTGTGGAGTTCCCCGCAGCTGAGGTCCTGCTCTCGGCCTTCCACATCTGTAAGTTCCTCCAGGGCAAGTTCTGTCGACTGGCCCTCGAGCAGCCGGTGGAGAGGCTGCTCCTGACCGCCCTGCGGAGCGCCATGTGCTCGGCCACGGCCGGGAACCTGCAGAAGCTGTACACGCTGCTGAACACCTGCATCCCACCGGCCCAGCGGCCCGCGCTCCACTCACACTGGCTGCTCAATGACCGCATCTGGTTGGCCCACCGCTGGAGGAGCCGAGCCGAGAGCAGCCGCTATTTTCAGGGCCTGGAGGTCACCACTCGCCTCCTCAGCCAGCTCTTTGGAAGCACCCCAGTGGTGGAAAAAGGCATGAGCGCCCTGCTCCGGTACCTTCGGCAGAACTCGGGAGACAAGGTGAGTTTCAACCTGGGCCCGAGTCCCCCGAACCATTACACCCCCTTGGAGGGCAGTCCCGAAAGCCCCAAAGTGGAGCAGTTGGTGGAAGCCCGCATCCAGCACTCACTTAATGCCATCTGCACGGGGCCGGCCGCCCAGCTCTGCCTGGGCGAGCTTGCTGTGGTCCAGAAATCCATGCACCTCATTGGCTCGGGTTCCGAAAAGGTGAACATACAGATCCTGGAGGACACCCACAGGGTGCAGCCCCAGCCCCCGGCCAGCTGCAGCTGCTACTTCAACCAGGCCTTCCGCCTGCCCTGCCGCCACATCCTGGCCATGCTCAGCGCCCACCGCCAGGAGCTCCAGCCCGACATGCTGCCTGCTGAGTGGACGGCGGGCTGTGCCCCCAGTCTCGGTGACATCCTGGGCAGCACGTGGAGCGAGACCCTGGAGAAGCGCTTGGCCATAGCTCTCCTCACGGAGGAGGTGAGTCAGCTCCTGCAGCGTTGCAGCCAGGAGGAGTTTGAACGGCGGTACAGCACCCTGCGGGAGCTGGCCGACAGCTGGATCGGCCCTTATGAGCAGGTCCAACTCTGA
- the SPATA25 gene encoding spermatogenesis-associated protein 25, translated as MSYFMSPQTQPGLPSSGQGGAASPGSSLGLYSPIEPGVVASGGQGPLSQKAEQVTPVAQAWGPAPGGAGWEPPRQEYNWYCHKFPAARQPESLGREDGYSRSRAPQLGGPSRPAPLLLCGPSPGAPPMPVEAGGKEASSQPNICILTLAMMIAGIPTVPVPGLREEDLIRAAQAFMMAHPEPEGAVERAQWAQAQAHKASGPMALARSRRGQPPGSYL; from the exons ATGTCCTATTTCATGTCTCCACAGACTCAGCCAGGTCTTCCGTCTTCTGGCCAAG GTGGGGCCGCTTCTCCGGGCTCATCTCTTGGCCTCTATAGTCCTATAGAGCCAGGGGTGGTGGCCTCTGGCGGACAAGGCCCACTGAGCCAGAAAGCTGAGCAGGTGACACCTGTTGCCCAGGCCTGGGGCCCGGCCCCTGGGGGCGCTGGCTGGGAGCCACCGAGGCAGGAGTACAACTGGTACTGCCACAAATTCCCTGCCGCGAGGCAGCCGGAGAGCCTGGGCCGGGAGGATGGCTACTCCAGAAGCAGAGCCCCCCAGCTGGGCGGCCCCAGCAGGCCCGCGCCCCTGCTGCTGTGTGGGCCATCACCTGGGGCTCCGCCGATGCCCGTCGAAGCAGGGGGGAAGGAGGCCAGCTCCCAGCCCAACATCTGCATCCTGACCTTGGCCATGATGATCGCTGGCATCCCCACCGTGCCCGTCCCAGGCCTGCGGGAGGAGGACCTGATTCGGGCGGCTCAAGCTTTCATGATGGCCCATCCGGAGCCGGAGGGGGCTGTGGAGAGGGCCCAGTGGGCGCAGGCGCAGGCCCACAAAGCCTCTGGGCCAATGGCCTTAGCAAGATCCCGGAGGGGCCAGCCTCCTGGCTCCTACTTGTAG